One segment of Primulina tabacum isolate GXHZ01 chromosome 14, ASM2559414v2, whole genome shotgun sequence DNA contains the following:
- the LOC142524210 gene encoding uncharacterized protein At2g23090-like, translated as MGGGNAQKSKMARERNAEKLKGNKGSQLDSNKKAMSIQCKVCMQTFICTTSEVKCKEHAEAKHPKADLHTCFPHLK; from the exons ATGGGAGGCGGCAACGCCCAGAAATCGAAGATGGCTCGGGAGAGGAACGCGGAGAAGTTGAAAGGCAATAAGG GAAGTCAGCTGGATTCCAACAAGAAGGCCATGTCCATCCAG TGCAAGGTTTGCATGCAAACTTTTATCTGCACTACTTCAGAGGTAAAATGCAAGGAGCATGCTGAAGCTAAGCATCCAAAAGCTGATCTCCACACCTGTTTTCCCCACCTGAAATGA